In the Nerophis ophidion isolate RoL-2023_Sa linkage group LG01, RoL_Noph_v1.0, whole genome shotgun sequence genome, one interval contains:
- the si:dkey-117m1.4 gene encoding serine/arginine repetitive matrix protein 1, whose amino-acid sequence MAETERSLCEYREKHGGERDGEGLKATPPLRGRGCGRKRKGTPVKVFVTAAEEENNPELTFCRGDRKEAAEGKRATPDGPLSATQPSPGNCTTPEKGQDKFPSTSKASSSSSASTPATSSARTPTPVPAPATNPATSAQGAPSVTPAFTAPAAPVASATAPASSSFPPSPNCRIREVHCGSQVRLVVIAIRDITKGEEITVDYSLTEWGENLGFRGSMSAAQQECNSESNNSRKEEEPVSLTPQRHQRQKPRAHQDFVTPSWSLSPSSSPISHSDASESDAADEDNASPRGRTPRRRRRRRGTPSKKKTPNRTPPASSSHPLPSSQPPSSPPSSASTKPVFKAPALLDSGSVSTNGQKGGVSIDAMRQSCDYCGRHFRSLGRHLDKHHSHQPDVCSALVERYTQMHNASPAPAHTQQHPAASEADPMERSGVQDLSLSPPPAATAKQSSCASPSLTPPPGQSAVPVSVLKRSPPPVAATPSKKGGAKRLKRERQEGEEDEEVVEVVEVKRSKEEDEECAQSFRSKGKEEEEEEEEVDDESGTEEKDKDSLSSGRHQMLPLLSSLSSLVLYLRRLQHSAFLSLSRQLQSAEAWRLLCHSSLALLILYNRRRECEVSKLSITEYRARVTPQCPVPVPPGSPPALTPLEASLSPFERLVLPHLPRVGVQGKRGRIQPLILPPHCEPCLELLLQTRQDVGVDPANQYVFARPYHSPATPLRGTDLLRSLARSSGTRNPRALTQTRVRRQVAILTQLLLLGEGEEPGQPEGSAVERLEHFLEREYHVTQNCADIGQDPGLMGSVGRVVLCGERDGVLFRGMSLNHICLELDVMSGNSADSYSEGESEGEQKEKPEPPALSPSPKPAPTLLYVRKGKNNGRVGRPKKLKNSQAPPHCATPTPPPLPVNRRRGSGKRGVLKRPWSEAERAAVEEHLTRNINELRVPAKADCERCLQQCPLLVSNQRDWRAIKFYCHNRIQLLKKNQRRESELQPLAVC is encoded by the exons ACGCGGCTGTGGAAGGAAACGGAAAGGAACACCGGTCAAAGTCTTTGTGACGGCAGCTGAGGAGGAGAACAACCCTGAGCTCACATTCTGCAGAG GTGATCGCAAGGAAGCAGCAGAGGGTAAGCGTGCCACACCGGACGGGCCTCTCAGCGCCACCCAACCCTCTCCCGGCAACTG CACCACACCTGAGAAGGGCCAGGACAAATTCCCCAGCACGTCCAAAGCCAGCAGCTCCAGCTCAGCTTCCACCCCGGCAACCTCCTCGGCTCGAACCCCGACACCGGTCCCCGCCCCGGCCACCAACCCGGCCACCTCGGCCCAAGGGGCCCCTTCCGTGACCCCGGCGTTTACCGCACCGGCGGCCCCGGTAGCTTCGGCTACCGCCCCGGCCAGCAGCTCCTTCCCACCTTCCCCCAACTGTCGCATCAGAGAGGTTCACTGCGGCAGCCAGGTGCGGCTGGTGGTCATCGCCATCCGAGACATCACCAAGGGGGAGGAGATCACTGTGGACTACAGCCTGACCGAGTGGGGCGAGAACCTG GGTTTCCGTGGCTCCATGTCTGCAGCACAACAGGAATGTAACTCAGAGAGTAACAACTCAAGAAAG GAGGAGGAGCCAGTGTCGCTGACCCCCCAGCGACATCAGCGACAGAAGCCACGAGCACATCAAGACTTTGTCACCCCGTCTTGGTCCCTCTCGCCCTCCTCCTCTCCCATCTCCCACTCCGACGCCAGCGAGTCGGACGCCGCGGACGAGGACAACGCCAGCCCCCGCGGGCGCACGCCACGACGCCGTAGGAGGCGGCGCGGCACCCCTTCGAAGAAAAAGACCCCCAACCGGACACCGCCCGCCTCCTCCAGCCATCCTCTCCCTTCATCCCAGCCTCCATCTTCTCCCCCGAGCTCCGCCTCCACCAAACCTGTGTTCAAAGCTCCTGCTCTACTCGACTCAGGCAGCGTGAGCACAAACGGCCAAAAAGGAGGCGTGTCCATAGACGCCATGCGCCAAAGCTGCGACTACTGCGGACGGCACTTCCGCTCCTTGGGCCGCCATTTGGACAAACACCACTCGCACCAGCCGGACGTGTGCTCCGCCCTTGTCGAGCGCTACACGCAGATGCACAACGCGAGTCCCGCCCCCGCGCACACTCAACAACACCCGGCTGCGTCAGAAGCGGACCCCATGGAGCGGAGTGGCGTTCAGGACCTCTCCTTGTCCCCGCCTCCTGCCGCCACAGCCAAACAATCAAGCTGCGCCTCCCCCTCACTCACGCCACCGCCAGGGCAGAGCGCCGTGCCCGTGTCGGTCCTGAAGAGGAGCCCGCCCCCAGTGGCCGCGACCCCGAGCAAGAAGGGAGGAGCCAAAAGGCTGAAGAGAGAACGGCAGGAGGGGGAGGAGGATGAAGAGGTGGTGGAGGTGGTGGAGGTGAAGAGGAGCAAAGAGGAGGATGAGGAGTGTGCCCAGTCTTTCAGAAGTAAAgggaaagaggaggaggaggaggaggaggaggtggatgATGAGAGTGGCACGGAGGAGAAGGACAAAGACTCTCTCAG TTCCGGCCGTCACCAGATGCTGCCTCTCCTGTCGTCGTTATCTTCCCTGGTTCTGTACCTCCGACGGCTGCAGCACTCGGCCTTCCTGTCACTGTCTCGCCAGCTGCAGTCGGCCGAGGCCTGGCGCCTCCTCTGCCACTCCAGCCTGGCGCTGCTCATCCTGTACAACCGGCGGCGCGAGTGCGAAGTCTCCAAGCTGTCCATTACCGAGTACAGGGCCCGCGTCACCCCGCAGTGCCCCGTCCCCGTCCCGCCCGGCTCGCCTCCGGCGCTGACCCCGCTGGAGGCCTCTTTGTCTCCCTTCGAGCGGCTGGTGCTGCCCCACCTCCCGCGAGTGGGCGTGCAGGGCAAGCGCGGGCGCATCCAGCCCCTCATCCTCCCGCCGCACTGCGAGCCCTGCCTGGAGCTCCTGCTGCAGACGCGGCAGGACGTGGGCGTGGACCCGGCCAACCAGTACGTCTTCGCCAGGCCGTACCACTCCCCCGCCACGCCCCTGCGAGGCACCGACCTCCTCCGCAGCTTGGCACGCTCCAGCGGCACCCGCAATCCCAGAGCCCTCACCCAGACGAGGGTTCGACGCCAAGTCGCCATCCTGACCCAACTGTTGCTCCTGGGAGAGGGAGAGGAGCCGGGCCAGCCGGAGGGCAGCGCGGTGGAGAGGCTGGAACACTTCCTGGAAAGGGAGTACCACGTGACGCAGAACTGTGCCGACATTGGCCAGGATCCAGGCCTGATGGGCAGCGTGGGCAGAGTGGTGCTGTGCGGCGAGAGAGACGGAGTCTTGTTCAGAGGGATGAGCCTGAACCACATCTGCTTGGAACTGGATG TCATGTCAGGAAACTCTGCCGACTCTTATTCCGAGGGAGAGTCTGAAGGGGAGCAGAAGGAGAAGCCAGAGCCGCCCGCCCTCTCCCCCTCCCCCAAACCCGCCCCCACCCTGCTGTACGTCAGGAAGGGCAAGAACAATGGCCGAGTGGGACGACCCAAGAAGCTGAAGAACAGCCAAGCGCctccccactgtgccacgcccACTCCTCCACCACTTCCTGTCAACCGAAGGAGGGGTTCAG GTAAGCGCGGCGTGTTGAAGCGTCCGTGGTCGGAGGCGGAGAGAGCGGCGGTGGAGGAGCACCTGACCCGGAACATCAACGAGCTGCGCGTGCCGGCCAAGGCGGACTGCGAGCGCTGCCTGCAGCAGTGCCCCCTGCTGGTCAGCAACCAGCGCGACTGGCGGGCCATCAAGTTCTACTGCCACAACCGCATCCAGCTGCTGAAGAAGAACCAGCGGCGCGAGAGCGAGCTGCAGCCCCTCGCCGTGTGTTGA